The Chaetodon trifascialis isolate fChaTrf1 chromosome 17, fChaTrf1.hap1, whole genome shotgun sequence genome has a segment encoding these proteins:
- the LOC139346333 gene encoding coiled-coil domain-containing protein 106-like, which produces MNPPTSRDDASPPEHYMPQPSSSSAAAAGGGGGGGGLYLDAYEVSFPLEESIERPPAYHLNPGQQMMDEPVVQEPPHSQYSPFILVSNLRAHLYVALEKNAWLQKRIEELEEERNFLRCQLDRFIVSMRSPEVAEWCGDPQRGVKVQPASSPSPPSPMTTRSGMTLKRLQGPGPRTRRSTAIPVKQEFHLEEDKYYTEDEYVEEEEEEEEDEDSSVEKGSKKKGRGRSGGEPRMKMRRIFRITHGRERQRVKDPDGVLIRYKKILSTYQRVRSMSRAFQIHGVDRNTMASTSPIAELLLVAPEKVAEVGEFEASKEKLLDYARRCYKTMDEQTHAKVQAMKKTHKLLPISYRFRN; this is translated from the exons AGCACTACATGCCCcagccttcatcatcatcagcagcagcagcaggaggaggaggaggaggaggaggtctgtaCCTGGATGCCTACGAGGTCTCTTTCCCGCTGGAGGAGAGCATTGAGAGACCACCTGCGTATCACCTGAACCCTGGTCAGCAGATGATGGACG agcctGTGGTGCAGGAGCCTCCTCACTCTCAGTACAGCCCTTTCATCCTGGTCTCTAACCTGCGAGCTCACCTGTACGTCGCTCTGGAGAAGAACGCCTGGCTGCAGAAGCGCAtcgaggagctggaggaggagcgcAACTTCCTGCGCTGTCAGCTGGACCGCTTCATCGTCAGCATGAGGAGTCCGGAGG TGGCAGAGTGGTGTGGAGACCCCCAGCGTGGCGTGAAGGTCCAGCCCGCCAGCTCTCCCTCGCCTCCCTCCCCCATGACCACCAGGTCCGGCATGACCCTCAAACGCCTCCAGGGACCAGGACCCCGGACCCGCCGCAGCACCGCCATCCCCG TCAAGCAGGAGTTCCACCTCGAGGAGGACAAATACTACACCGAGGACGAGTacgtggaggaagaggaggaggaggaggaggacgaggactcGTCGGTGGAGAAGGGGTCAAAGAAGAAGGGCAGAGGGCGATCCGGCGGAGAGccgaggatgaagatgaggaggatcTTCAGGATCACCCAcgggagggagaggcagagag TTAAAGACCCAGACGGGGTTTTGATTCGTTATAAGAAGATCCTGTCCACCTACCAGCGGGTGAGGAGCATGTCCCGAGCCTTCCAGATCCACGGGGTCGACAGGAACACCATGGCCTCCACCTCCCCGATCgccgagctgctgctggtggctcCAGAGAAG GTGGCGGAGGTCGGCGAGTTTGAGGCGTCGAAGGAGAAGCTTCTGGATTACGCCCGGCGGTGCTACAAGACCATGGACGAGCAGACGCACGCCAAAGTCCAGGCCATGAAGAAGACTCACAAGCTGCTGCCGATCTCCTACAGGTTCAGAAACTGA